Genomic segment of Citrus sinensis cultivar Valencia sweet orange chromosome 7, DVS_A1.0, whole genome shotgun sequence:
AAGTATTCGGCTACCATCCATAATATCCTCCAGCAACTTTACTAACCTGGAATTTGAGGAccaatcaattaaaagaaGTTCCAATTGCCCTATGATGTGTAAGTAATAAGGGGAAAAAATTCAACCCATAACAACTTGAAGGTGTACCATACTTGTTATATTTCTGGCTCTCAGAAACAATGTCGACATGTTGACGTATAGCATGGTTAGCTTTTAAATCTGGAGAACCTATAATCACCTGCATCAACGTCAGAGAAGACAAATAAATAACCGCTGGAatcctaaaaaagaaaaggttcCTGAAGAGAAGTTGCTATCCATTCATAGacataataattcattttctttaaaaaagttCTAAATGCCTCAAACTTGAAAAAGCCCAAACACTGAAAAGAGATGCTATATCACACGTGCAAGTGCATTAACGGGacagaaaaaatgaaagcaaattTTATAGAGGGATGCAACTGGACAACAGAAGGCCATCAAATATAACTGGACTAAGATCTTACTTTGTATGGGTTGTAAAGATATTGCCTTGCGAGGTGCTCAACCTCCTTAGGCCAAGTAGCACTCCAATATAAAGTTTGACGATCCGGACGGATCTGCGCACGTAAAACATCATGTGatcaatattttttccaaACTAAACAAGAAGTATTTTGTCTGCTTGTTTAGGTGCCACTACAAGCATCTCATTGAAagtaattagataattatagTGTCCTTCTATTCAtcattttaaagtattttgggAAAAGACATGTTGAAGAAAGGATGACGACTGCGTGAAAATAGACATTGAGTGAGGAAAATTTAAATCCATGATGGACACGACATAATACCAACATCAACAGCATACTTCTCAAATGTATAAAATCAGAAAGAAAGCCTTATGAAAAAAACATATAACCTGggagagaatttttttaatttgaggcTCAAACCCCATGTCCAGCATTCGATCGGCCTCATCCAAAACAAGGTAAGTAACCCTTCGCAAGTTGGTATTATGTGACTCCAGCATATCAATCAACCTCCCTGGGGTGGCGATGACAATTTCAACACCtgagcaaaaaaataaaataaaataatagaataatgaCATTGCGGCCACCGCCAACAACAATTCCATGAATAATAAGAGCTATAAAAAGGAGATAACCTATGTATGAAAGCTACAATAAATGCCAAAGTCATGTTAATCATAACATAGGTACAACAACAAAGTCATCTACCTTTCTGGAGATCACGAACTTGAGGTCCCTTTGGAACTCCGCCATAGATGCAAGTACTTTTAATCTTTGATGATGCACCAAATTTAGTAGATTCTTGTTGTATTTGAACAGCAAGTTCACGAGTTGGAGCTAGAACTAGCACAATTGGGCCATCTCCAGGAGCTGAAAACATTATACAAAATGACTGAACTTACACCTATTCCAAGCCCAAaacatgaaaacaaaaaacaattcaTATCCAGATAATTAAACATCCAAGAAATTACAAGTTTACCTAAAAATGGCTGGGCATTAACATGGACAATAGCAGGCAAGAGATAAGCCAGAGTTTTTCCTGAGCCTGTTTCAGCAATTCCAATGAGATCACGACCTTTCAAAGCCATTGGCCATCCCTGAGCTTGTATAGGTGTGGGTTCAAAAAAGCCAGCTTTTGATATTTCTTGCATAACATAATCTGCAGACAAATAAATGCATTCCAAAGAATAAAGTCTCTAAGAAAACAATTCTTTTAAGCGACAAAGACATATCTCAAAGGACTGCTGGATAACTAGTTTCATAAGCAGATCCATAGCAATTTCTGATGATATGTTGTAAACACATGACATACATCATAGTGTttagaaggaaaaaaacaaattattaattttagagcATTTAGTTACAAGGAAGAGACTAGCACTGAAATCTTATCAGTTATTGAATAAGTAAAATAGCATAAAAAGTGTGAGAACCTAACATGAACTCCAACTCACTGCCTTTAAGAGTATATTAGCTAGTGCAACAAAGATAAACGATCCAACTGGTTCTAATGAACCAGTGATTGCAGTAACAAGTTACTGACAcaaataaagacaaaaatcaTTCGGACTGGTTCTCCTAACTCACAAGTAAACgtggaccaaaaaaaaaagcaattacCGAAACAGAAAGCATTAAAAATTTCTGAAAACCCAACAAGGAGTACCTGGAAAACCGACATCACGGAAACTCTTGACAGGTTTTGGAACATCGCGACCTTCAACTGTGATTTCCCTCTGCTGTCGATACTCCTCGACTTCCCTCTCCGACATTGCAGCCACTGACGGTGACTCAACATAGAAGTTCTTCTCAAAAGGAGTCAAT
This window contains:
- the LOC102609234 gene encoding DEAD-box ATP-dependent RNA helicase 20 isoform X4 — encoded protein: MSRYDSRSADPSSYRDRRSDSGFGGASSYGSSVRTSSSKRDYDGAESPRKLDLDGLTPFEKNFYVESPSVAAMSEREVEEYRQQREITVEGRDVPKPVKSFRDVGFPDYVMQEISKAGFFEPTPIQAQGWPMALKGRDLIGIAETGSGKTLAYLLPAIVHVNAQPFLAPGDGPIVLVLAPTRELAVQIQQESTKFGASSKIKSTCIYGGVPKGPQVRDLQKGVEIVIATPGRLIDMLESHNTNLRRVTYLVLDEADRMLDMGFEPQIKKILSQVIIGSPDLKANHAIRQHVDIVSESQKYNKLVKLLEDIMDGSRILIFMDTKKGCDQITRQLRMDGWPALSIHGDKSQAERDWVLSEFKAGKSPIMTATDVAARGLDVKDVKYVINYDFPGSLEDYVHRIGRTGRAGAKGTAYTFFTAANARFAKELITILEEAGQKVSPELAAMGRGAPPSSAGHGGFRDRGRGYGGGRHWS
- the LOC102609234 gene encoding DEAD-box ATP-dependent RNA helicase 20 isoform X1; translation: MSRYDSRSADPSSYRDRRSDSGFGGASSYGSSVRTSSSKRDYDGAESPRKLDLDGLTPFEKNFYVESPSVAAMSEREVEEYRQQREITVEGRDVPKPVKSFRDVGFPDYVMQEISKAGFFEPTPIQAQGWPMALKGRDLIGIAETGSGKTLAYLLPAIVHVNAQPFLAPGDGPIVLVLAPTRELAVQIQQESTKFGASSKIKSTCIYGGVPKGPQVRDLQKGVEIVIATPGRLIDMLESHNTNLRRVTYLVLDEADRMLDMGFEPQIKKILSQIRPDRQTLYWSATWPKEVEHLARQYLYNPYKVIIGSPDLKANHAIRQHVDIVSESQKYNKLVKLLEDIMDGSRILIFMDTKKGCDQITRQLRMDGWPALSIHGDKSQAERDWVLSEFKAGKSPIMTATDVAARGLDVKDVKYVINYDFPGSLEDYVHRIGRTGRAGAKGTAYTFFTAANARFAKELITILEEAGQKVSPELAAMGRGAPPSSAGHGGFRDRGRGYGGGRHWS
- the LOC102609234 gene encoding DEAD-box ATP-dependent RNA helicase 20 isoform X3 — translated: MTAAPPTPALTVTAEGFGGASSYGSSVRTSSSKRDYDGAESPRKLDLDGLTPFEKNFYVESPSVAAMSEREVEEYRQQREITVEGRDVPKPVKSFRDVGFPDYVMQEISKAGFFEPTPIQAQGWPMALKGRDLIGIAETGSGKTLAYLLPAIVHVNAQPFLAPGDGPIVLVLAPTRELAVQIQQESTKFGASSKIKSTCIYGGVPKGPQVRDLQKGVEIVIATPGRLIDMLESHNTNLRRVTYLVLDEADRMLDMGFEPQIKKILSQIRPDRQTLYWSATWPKEVEHLARQYLYNPYKVIIGSPDLKANHAIRQHVDIVSESQKYNKLVKLLEDIMDGSRILIFMDTKKGCDQITRQLRMDGWPALSIHGDKSQAERDWVLSEFKAGKSPIMTATDVAARGLDVKDVKYVINYDFPGSLEDYVHRIGRTGRAGAKGTAYTFFTAANARFAKELITILEEAGQKVSPELAAMGRGAPPSSAGHGGFRDRGRGYGGGRHWS
- the LOC102609234 gene encoding DEAD-box ATP-dependent RNA helicase 20 isoform X2: MSRYDSRSADPSSYRDRRSDSGFGGASSYGSSVRTSSSKRDYDGAESPRKLDLDGLTPFEKNFYVESPSVAAMSEREVEEYRQQREITVEGRDVPKPVKSFRDVGFPDYVMQEISKAGFFEPTPIQAQGWPMALKGRDLIGIAETGSGKTLAYLLPAIVHVNAQPFLAPGDGPIVLVLAPTRELAVQIQQESTKFGASSKIKSTCIYGGVPKGPQVRDLQKGVEIVIATPGRLIDMLESHNTNLRRVTYLVLDEADRMLDMGFEPQIKKILSQIRPDRQTLYWSATWPKEVEHLARQYLYNPYKVIIGSPDLKANHAIRQHVDIVSESQKYNKLVKLLEDIMDGSRILIFMDTKKGCDQITRQLRMDGWPALSIHGDKSQAERDWVLSEFKAGKSPIMTATDVAARGLDVKDVKYVINYDFPGSLEDYVHRIGRTGRAGAKGTAYTFFTAANARFAKELITILEEAGQKVSPELAAMGRGAPPSSGHGGFRDRGRGYGGGRHWS